From the Pantanalinema sp. genome, one window contains:
- a CDS encoding iron-sulfur cluster assembly protein, with the protein MINEGMVREALREVVDPEIGLDIVTLGLVYGITVSDEGDVAIEMTLTTQGCPMEAVIMSGVEHVLSRLEGVGKTSVSLVWEPHWSPDKIDKEASALMGF; encoded by the coding sequence ATGATCAATGAAGGAATGGTTCGCGAGGCGCTGCGCGAGGTGGTCGATCCCGAGATCGGGCTCGACATCGTCACCCTGGGCCTGGTGTACGGCATCACCGTGAGCGACGAGGGTGACGTGGCGATCGAGATGACCCTCACCACCCAGGGCTGCCCGATGGAGGCCGTGATCATGAGCGGAGTCGAGCATGTGCTCTCGCGCCTGGAAGGCGTGGGAAAGACCAGCGTTTCCCTGGTCTGGGAGCCCCACTGGAGCCCCGACAAGATCGACAAGGAGGCCAGCGCCCTCATGGGCTTC
- a CDS encoding DUF1858 domain-containing protein: protein MATCITADMKVNEVLTRYPQTLEVFVQNGFKPLANPLMRRTFAHLVSIKGAARMHHWEDDRLEAFLSALNARALVLDPVPVAPEEVTLYDLSDLEALKGQGIDVSAEVIRLDNRGLEPPEPMVRILAVVQQLAQGQRLEAHNERRPMLLYPKLEELGFSHETVDLPEGGILLTVRR from the coding sequence GTGGCGACCTGCATCACCGCCGACATGAAGGTCAACGAGGTCCTGACGCGTTACCCGCAGACGCTCGAGGTCTTCGTGCAGAACGGCTTCAAGCCGCTCGCGAACCCCCTGATGCGGCGGACCTTCGCCCACCTGGTGAGCATCAAGGGCGCCGCGCGCATGCACCACTGGGAAGACGATCGCCTCGAGGCCTTCCTCAGCGCGCTTAACGCGCGGGCTCTGGTCCTGGATCCCGTCCCCGTCGCGCCTGAGGAGGTCACGCTGTACGACCTGAGCGACCTCGAGGCCCTCAAGGGCCAGGGCATCGACGTCTCGGCGGAGGTGATCCGGCTGGACAACCGCGGCCTGGAGCCCCCCGAGCCCATGGTCCGGATCCTCGCCGTCGTTCAGCAGCTCGCCCAGGGCCAGCGCCTCGAGGCCCACAACGAGCGGCGGCCCATGCTGCTCTATCCCAAGCTCGAGGAGCTGGGCTTCTCGCACGAGACGGTGGATCTGCCGGAGGGCGGGATCTTGCTCACGGTCAGGAGGTAG
- a CDS encoding nitric-oxide reductase large subunit produces MRRYGKLWIWLFGVMAASFVVLGYFGWDIYRTAPPVPERVVAGDRVLFTGQDIRDGQNVWQSLGGQEVGSVWGHGAYVAPDWSADWLHREASWLLDDWATAREAKPYSRLDEEGKAILKVRLKRELRTNTYDPATGILTVSKDRARAIEAVGAHYAALFGDDPALSRLRSAYAIPAETLKDPERRRLLVAFYFWTAWACATNRPGAQVTYTNNWPAESLIDNTPTGAMVLWSVISFVLLLAGVGALAWYFAYQHKAQEEECHVYPERDPLLALNPTPSMRATLKYFWTAAALLLLQVGMGVVAAHYGVEGSGLYGIPLDRVLPYSVARTWHTQLGIFWIATAWLATGLFMAPAVSGHEPRLQRQGVDLLFVCLVVIVVGSLLGQWLGVQQRLGFDANFWFGHQGYEYVDLGRFWQIFLWVGLFLWLGLMVRAMAPALKGSPEDRSLLGMFLLSSGAIALFWGAGLMWGRQTNLAVAEYWRWWVVHLWVEGFFEVFATTVIAFLFTRMGLIKTATATSAVLFSTVIFLSGGIVGTFHHLYFSGTTTPVLAWGATFSALEVVPLVLIGFEAYENYGKCQVRPWVAAYKWPIYFFVAVAFWNLVGAGLFGFFINPPISLYYMQGLNTTPVHGHTALFGVYGMLGIGLMLFCLKGLATHRAWRPEALRFAFWAINVGLGLMVLLSLLPIGLLQTWASVEHGFWYARSAEFTQTGLMNTLRWLRVVGDTVFALGVLVLGWFVLGLRTGWSISRQTEPFGAEGGPEGG; encoded by the coding sequence ATGAGGCGGTACGGCAAACTGTGGATCTGGCTGTTCGGCGTCATGGCGGCGTCGTTCGTGGTGCTCGGCTACTTCGGCTGGGACATCTACCGGACGGCTCCCCCGGTGCCCGAGCGGGTCGTCGCCGGCGATCGCGTGCTGTTCACCGGCCAGGACATCAGGGACGGCCAGAACGTCTGGCAGTCCCTCGGCGGCCAGGAGGTCGGCAGCGTCTGGGGGCACGGCGCCTACGTGGCGCCGGACTGGTCGGCGGACTGGCTCCACCGGGAGGCCTCTTGGCTGCTCGATGACTGGGCCACCGCGCGCGAAGCGAAGCCTTACTCCCGCCTCGACGAGGAGGGCAAGGCGATCCTGAAGGTCCGGCTCAAGCGCGAGCTGAGGACCAACACCTACGACCCCGCGACCGGGATCCTGACGGTCTCGAAGGACCGCGCCCGGGCGATCGAGGCCGTCGGCGCGCACTACGCGGCCCTGTTCGGCGACGACCCCGCCCTGTCGCGCCTGCGCAGCGCCTACGCCATCCCGGCCGAGACGCTCAAGGATCCCGAGCGCCGTCGCCTGCTCGTGGCCTTCTACTTCTGGACGGCCTGGGCCTGCGCGACCAACCGCCCCGGCGCCCAGGTCACCTACACCAACAACTGGCCCGCCGAGAGCCTGATCGACAACACCCCGACCGGCGCCATGGTGCTGTGGTCGGTCATCAGCTTCGTGCTGCTGCTCGCCGGGGTCGGCGCGCTGGCCTGGTACTTCGCCTACCAGCACAAGGCCCAGGAGGAGGAGTGTCACGTCTATCCCGAGCGGGATCCCCTGCTCGCGCTCAACCCCACCCCCTCCATGCGCGCGACGCTCAAGTACTTCTGGACGGCGGCCGCCCTGCTGCTCTTGCAGGTGGGGATGGGGGTCGTCGCGGCCCACTACGGGGTCGAGGGCTCGGGGCTCTACGGGATCCCGCTCGATCGGGTCCTGCCCTACTCGGTCGCCCGCACCTGGCACACCCAGCTGGGCATCTTCTGGATCGCCACGGCCTGGCTCGCGACCGGCCTCTTCATGGCGCCCGCCGTCTCGGGCCACGAGCCGAGGCTCCAGCGCCAGGGGGTCGACCTCCTCTTCGTCTGCCTGGTGGTCATCGTCGTGGGCTCGCTTCTCGGGCAGTGGCTGGGGGTCCAGCAGCGCCTGGGCTTCGACGCCAACTTCTGGTTCGGCCACCAGGGCTACGAGTACGTGGACCTCGGGCGGTTCTGGCAGATCTTCCTGTGGGTGGGGCTCTTCCTCTGGCTGGGCCTGATGGTCCGGGCCATGGCCCCGGCCCTGAAGGGCTCGCCCGAGGACAGGAGCCTGCTCGGGATGTTCCTGCTCTCGTCCGGGGCGATCGCCCTGTTCTGGGGCGCCGGCCTGATGTGGGGCCGTCAGACCAACCTCGCCGTCGCCGAGTACTGGCGCTGGTGGGTGGTCCACCTCTGGGTGGAGGGCTTCTTCGAGGTCTTCGCCACCACGGTGATCGCCTTCCTCTTCACCCGGATGGGCCTCATCAAGACGGCCACGGCGACCTCGGCGGTCCTCTTCTCGACCGTCATCTTCCTCTCGGGCGGGATCGTGGGGACCTTCCACCACCTTTACTTCAGCGGCACGACCACCCCGGTGCTCGCCTGGGGGGCGACCTTCAGCGCCCTGGAGGTGGTCCCCCTGGTGCTGATCGGCTTCGAGGCCTACGAGAACTACGGCAAGTGCCAGGTGCGGCCGTGGGTGGCGGCCTACAAGTGGCCCATCTACTTCTTCGTCGCGGTCGCCTTCTGGAACCTGGTGGGGGCGGGGCTCTTCGGCTTCTTCATCAACCCGCCGATTTCCCTTTACTACATGCAGGGCCTCAACACCACCCCCGTCCACGGCCACACCGCCCTGTTCGGCGTCTACGGCATGCTGGGCATCGGGCTGATGCTGTTCTGCCTCAAGGGCCTCGCGACCCACCGCGCCTGGCGCCCCGAGGCCCTGCGCTTCGCATTCTGGGCCATCAACGTGGGCCTCGGGCTGATGGTGCTCCTGAGCCTGTTGCCGATCGGGCTGCTCCAGACCTGGGCGAGCGTGGAGCATGGGTTCTGGTACGCCCGCTCGGCGGAGTTCACCCAGACCGGCCTCATGAACACGCTGCGCTGGCTGCGGGTCGTGGGCGACACCGTCTTCGCCCTCGGGGTGCTCGTGCTCGGCTGGTTCGTCCTGGGGCTCAGGACGGGCTGGTCCATCAGCCGGCAGACCGAGCCTTTCGGGGCCGAGGGCGGGCCCGAGGGGGGCTAG
- a CDS encoding WHG domain-containing protein translates to MARRRGIALTREDVIVTAITLLRNEGPDALGINRVARELGIKPPSLYHHVTNNDDLHRAVALAGWRQLDERLAEVVEGGGEPAAKLRLAFGAYRAFGLANPALYTLMSTLVFSPTAPDFGPIVQRIMGGFRVMIGPLGIKPEQEIHALRTVRAALHGFVLLELAGQFGLPQSVDESFEAMLDTLLAALRPSVSA, encoded by the coding sequence ATGGCGCGCAGAAGAGGGATTGCCCTGACTCGAGAGGACGTGATCGTCACGGCGATCACCCTGCTGCGCAACGAGGGGCCCGACGCGCTGGGGATCAACCGCGTGGCGCGGGAGCTTGGCATCAAGCCGCCCTCGCTCTACCACCACGTCACCAACAACGACGACCTGCACCGCGCCGTCGCCCTGGCGGGCTGGCGGCAGCTCGACGAGCGCCTGGCGGAGGTCGTGGAGGGGGGCGGCGAGCCCGCCGCCAAGCTCAGGCTGGCATTCGGCGCCTACCGCGCCTTCGGCCTCGCCAATCCCGCCCTCTACACCCTGATGTCCACGCTGGTCTTCTCGCCGACCGCACCCGACTTCGGCCCCATCGTCCAGCGGATCATGGGGGGCTTTCGCGTGATGATCGGGCCCTTGGGCATCAAGCCGGAGCAGGAGATCCACGCGCTGCGTACCGTCCGGGCGGCACTCCACGGCTTCGTCCTGCTGGAGCTCGCGGGCCAGTTCGGGCTGCCGCAATCGGTCGACGAGAGCTTCGAGGCGATGCTCGATACCCTCCTCGCGGCCCTGCGCCCGAGCGTCAGCGCGTAG
- the hemN gene encoding oxygen-independent coproporphyrinogen III oxidase: MPQHPFVVPRELMARYNTSGPRYTSYPTAPEWSEAFGRDDALRAIADNQAARPRTPLSLYVHLPFCHKLCYYCGCNMLVTKQQDLVERYLSAVIREIDLTAKLIGDREVVQIHWGGGTPTFLSSEQLTRVYRAISDRFAIDPQAEVSIEVHPPVTTFEQLETLAGLGFNRVSMGIQDFDPEVQKAVNRIQPFEQTRDLIEKARELGFISVNTDLMYGLPFQNTAGFAATLDKIKQLRPDRLALFNFAHMPWLKPHQSLIKEETLPTPDEKLALFELAIDSLIAQGYRYIGMDHFALCDDELSTAQADRTLRRNFMGYTTRADSDLYSFGVSSISDLDAVYYQNPRKLPDYLAAMEADALPATRGMRLSADDRLRRDVINRLIGHCYLDKAEIEQLHGISFDAYFANELPKLAPLADDGLIELSPGALKVTPRGQLLLRNICMVFDAYLDKLAPGTRRFSRTL; the protein is encoded by the coding sequence ATGCCCCAACACCCCTTCGTCGTGCCGCGCGAGCTCATGGCGCGCTACAACACCTCCGGCCCGCGCTACACCAGCTACCCCACCGCGCCGGAGTGGTCGGAGGCCTTCGGCCGGGACGACGCCCTGAGGGCCATCGCCGACAACCAGGCCGCCCGCCCCCGGACGCCGCTCTCGCTCTACGTCCACCTTCCCTTCTGCCACAAGCTCTGCTACTACTGCGGCTGCAACATGCTCGTCACCAAGCAGCAGGACCTGGTCGAGCGCTATCTTTCGGCCGTCATCCGCGAGATCGACCTGACGGCCAAGCTCATCGGGGATCGCGAGGTGGTGCAGATCCACTGGGGCGGCGGCACCCCGACCTTCCTGTCGAGCGAGCAGCTCACGCGGGTCTACCGGGCGATCAGCGATCGCTTCGCGATCGATCCCCAGGCCGAGGTCTCGATCGAGGTCCACCCCCCCGTCACCACCTTCGAACAGCTCGAGACGCTCGCGGGCCTGGGCTTCAACCGCGTCAGCATGGGGATCCAGGACTTCGACCCCGAGGTCCAGAAGGCCGTCAACCGCATCCAGCCCTTCGAGCAGACGCGAGACCTCATCGAGAAGGCCCGCGAGCTGGGGTTCATCTCGGTCAACACCGACCTGATGTACGGCCTTCCCTTCCAGAACACCGCAGGCTTCGCCGCGACCCTCGACAAGATCAAGCAGCTGCGGCCCGACCGTCTCGCCCTCTTCAACTTCGCCCACATGCCCTGGCTCAAGCCCCACCAGAGCCTCATCAAGGAGGAGACCCTCCCCACCCCCGACGAGAAGCTTGCCCTCTTCGAGCTGGCGATCGACTCCTTGATCGCGCAGGGCTACCGCTACATCGGCATGGATCACTTCGCCCTCTGCGACGACGAGCTCTCGACGGCGCAGGCCGACCGCACGCTGCGCCGCAACTTCATGGGCTACACGACCCGGGCGGACAGCGACCTCTACTCGTTCGGGGTCTCGAGCATCAGCGACCTCGACGCGGTCTACTACCAGAACCCGCGCAAGCTCCCGGACTACCTGGCGGCGATGGAAGCCGACGCGCTTCCGGCCACCCGGGGCATGCGGCTGTCGGCGGACGACCGGCTGCGCCGCGACGTCATCAACCGCCTGATCGGCCACTGCTACCTCGACAAGGCGGAGATCGAGCAGCTTCACGGCATCTCGTTCGACGCGTACTTCGCCAACGAGCTGCCCAAGCTCGCTCCGCTCGCCGACGACGGCCTGATCGAGCTTTCCCCCGGCGCCCTGAAGGTGACGCCGCGCGGCCAGCTGCTCCTCCGCAACATCTGCATGGTCTTCGACGCCTACCTCGACAAGCTCGCGCCCGGGACCCGCCGGTTCTCGCGCACCCTCTAG